A genome region from Schlesneria paludicola DSM 18645 includes the following:
- a CDS encoding cupredoxin domain-containing protein, which translates to MTKLFSRALAAAIVAAAVTFAPSADAQWGNLKGQILLDGDIPKIAPLVAQGDVAAKDSAVCAAQIVPDEKLVVDPETKGIANIVVYLAKKPAKVHPDLAASKDKEILFDQKGCRFLPHVMIVRTDQSVRVKSDDAVAHNTHTNPIKNTPANFIVTPNDRVGVAIKPMNLVERTPTKISCDIHPWMVAYWMIIDHPYAAVTDEKGNFEIPNLPVGQHEFMVWQESSGWLDKKYAVTIKAGDNQEKPLKYKAAQILK; encoded by the coding sequence ATGACAAAGCTGTTTTCCAGGGCCCTCGCTGCCGCCATCGTCGCCGCAGCAGTGACTTTTGCTCCTTCTGCCGACGCGCAGTGGGGTAACCTCAAGGGCCAGATTCTGCTGGATGGCGATATTCCCAAGATCGCACCGCTGGTCGCCCAGGGCGATGTTGCGGCAAAAGACTCGGCCGTTTGTGCAGCGCAGATCGTTCCCGACGAAAAGCTGGTCGTTGACCCTGAAACGAAGGGAATCGCAAATATCGTCGTCTACCTGGCGAAAAAACCTGCGAAGGTGCATCCAGACCTCGCCGCGAGCAAGGACAAGGAAATTCTGTTTGACCAAAAGGGGTGCCGATTCCTGCCGCACGTGATGATCGTCCGTACCGATCAAAGTGTACGCGTGAAATCGGACGATGCGGTCGCTCACAACACGCACACCAATCCGATCAAGAACACACCCGCCAATTTCATCGTCACCCCCAACGACCGAGTCGGTGTCGCCATCAAGCCGATGAACCTGGTCGAACGAACTCCAACCAAGATCAGTTGCGACATCCACCCATGGATGGTTGCTTACTGGATGATCATTGACCACCCTTACGCCGCCGTCACCGACGAAAAGGGAAATTTCGAGATCCCCAATTTGCCTGTTGGCCAACATGAATTCATGGTTTGGCAAGAATCGTCGGGCTGGCTCGACAAAAAATACGCCGTCACGATCAAGGCGGGCGACAACCAGGAAAAGCCGCTCAAGTATAAAGCCGCTCAAATCCTGAAGTAG